In Cervus elaphus chromosome 27, mCerEla1.1, whole genome shotgun sequence, the genomic stretch tagtgagtgtagcactttaacagcatcatcttttaggattagaaatagctcagctggaattccttctcctccactagatttgttcatagtaattcttcctaaggcccacttgacttcatacttgatgtctggctctaggtgagtgatcacaccattgtggttatttgggtcattaagaccatttttgcatagttcttttgtgcattcttgccacctcttcttaatcttttctgcttctgttagatccttgccatttctgtcctttgttgtgcccatctttgcatgaaatattcccttggtatctccaattttcttgaagaaatcactagtctttcctattctatcattttcttctatttttttgcattgtttacttaagaaggctttcttatctttccttgttattctctgtaactctgcattcagttggatatgtctttccctctcctttgactttcccttctcttcttttctcagctatttgtaaggcctcctcagacaaccactttgccttcttgaatttcttttttcttggtatGGTTTTGTTCACCACCTCCGGTGCAACGTTAtaaacctctgtccgtagttcttcaggcactctgtctactagatataatcccttggatctatttgtcacctccactgtgtaatcattagggatttggtTTATGTCATACTTGAAAGGCCTAGggctttccctactttattcaatataAGTATGACccttgcaataaagagttcatgatctgagtcacagacggttccaggtctttttttgctgattgtacagagcttctccatctttggctgcaaataacatAATCTACctgattttagtattgatcacctggtgatgtccgtgtgtagatcatcacttgtgttgttggaagaagatgtttgctctgaccagtgtgttctctttgcaaaaccctttcagcttttgccctgcttcattttctactccaaggccaaacttgcattATTTCAGGTGTCaactaaaaaagatgcacaacttgagagttATGAGTTGAGTTTTaattggggcaaaatgaggactgcagtctaggaggcagcatctcagatagctccaagagactgctccaaagcggcagtgggggaaggtcaacatataaggttttggtgaagggggagttcaataccattaagcactcattttacaaaacgtttttttgttagtcatgaggatatgagggcttccctgtggctcagctggtaaagaatccgcctgcaatgagggagatctgggttcgatccctgggttgggaagatcccctggagaagggaacagctacccactccagtattctggcctggagaattccatggactgtataatccatggaattgcaaagagtcagactaagcCTTCATTTTCATGAGGATCTGATATCACCATGAAGAGATTTAGGGCTTCTCTAGATAGGAGGAgttgcaaggattgagatcataaatctgttcctaaaaacatccaactatctgaagacctgtcccaccagattccctggagcacagagcgcctcactccaccctgcacTCCCTCAGGGTTTGTTGAAGGCCAAAGCTATAGCAGCATGGAGTTCAGTCTCcctagaggcagatggcaaatgcctttgttgttcagtcattggcaatgctcttggtaagtgccaatttgtagttgacactatctcttgacttcctacctttgcattccagtcccttatgatgaaacGGACATCTTATTTttgtgttagttctggaaggtcttgtgggacatcacagaaccattcaacttcagcttctttggcattagtgattggggcatagatttggatcaCTGcggtgttgaatggtttgccgtGGAAATGGCCCAAGatcattcagtcatttttgagattgcacctgtggactaaaaaaagatgcacaactgGAGAGTTCTGAGTTAAGCTTTACTTGGGGCAAAATGAAAACTGCAGCTCAGGAGGtggcatctcagatagctctgagagactgctccaaagaggcagtgacAGGAatgtcaatatataaggttttggtgaaggcaGAATTCAATACcattaagcactcattttacaaaaggttttctgctagtcatgaggatgATTCCTCCATGAAGGGagttagtgcttttctagatatgaggagatgcaaggattgaactcataaaatctgttcctaaaaacctccaactatctaaagacctgtcccaccagatttcctggagcacagagtgcctcactccaccctgcacTCCCTCAAGAGGGttttgaaggtcaacagctgcagtaGCACAGGGTTCAAcctctgcagaggcagatggcaaatgccgttgttcagtcattggcaatgctcttcgtaagtgccaatttgtagttgacacacccaagaatggatatatgtatatgtatgcctgagtcccttcactgtttacctgaaactaccacaacattgttaatcatctatacacaatacagaataaaaagtttaaaaaaaaacccaatcaaaaaatgggccaaacaaCATTAATTATTTGATGAAGTTGGATCATTTCTCATCCTCTATCATGGATTGGATTGTGTTTCCTACCCTCaacctcagaaaaagaaatacatcaaaGACCTAACCCCTAGTACcttagaatgtgaccttatttggaaacagaataattgcagatgtaattaattaTGATGAGGTTATACTGAAGTAGGGTAGCCCCAATCCAACATTCTGTATGTACTCAGTtgctgggtccaactctttgtgaccccatggattgtagaccaccaggctccactgtccatggaatttcccaggcaagaatattggagtggattgccatttccttctccaaggaatcttcctggcccagggatcaagcctacaTCTCAtgaattggcagatgggttccttaccactgagccaccagggtaatgCTAGAATACAGCAttcagaactgtgaaagaataaatttctattgttttcagtcaaaaaaaaaaaaatgggccaaagatctaaacagacgtttttccaaagaagacatgcatgcttgctaagttgcttcagtcctatactactctttgcaaccctatggattgtaaagagtataatttatgtatattaaGGTATTTAAAAACTTAAACCACAATTCCTAAGTCAGCCAGCATCTGGAACAATTTTTGCAGTAACAGGGTTAAGTGAAAGCTTCTGAATTCATGGAAAACCCTTGGGtaaatctttcttaaaaatccCTTACAAAATTAGCTCTTTCCTCCATCCTGTCCGTGCCACCATAATGATGCGCATGAATGTCCTGGCTGATAATCTCGAGTATCAACAATGCTGAAAAAAGAGGCAAATGCCAAGTGTTTATTAGGCCATGCTCCAAAGTCATCATGAGGTTTCTAAATGTGGTGATGAAGCATAGTTATACTGGCGAATTTGAAATCATTGATGAGCACAGGGTTGGGAAAATTGTTGTTAACCTCACATGCAGGCTAAATAAGTGTGAAGTGATCAGCCTCATATTTAATGTGCAACTCAAAGATCTAGAAAACTGTCAGCTCACATCTTGTCAGTTTGGTTTCATTGTACTGACAAGCTCAGCTGGCACCATGGACCcatgaagaagcaagaagaaaacacacaggagagaaaatCCTTGGATTCTTTTTCTAGGGATGTAATGCATACAAATAAAATGCCTCAGagaaccaaagggaaaaaaaatcccttataAGATTAGATTCCAGAGTTTCCATTACCATCTGGTGGTAATCCTCCATTGGTGAACCCTCATCTGACAAGATTTCAGAGAAGTCATTCTTTTGAAAATGAGTAATTACTTCCTGTATGTCACTCTGTACATGGCATTAATTATTTCATCATTCATGATTACTAAATGCATTTTTAGTTATAACGAAATCATGTCACTtctaaattatttcagttttttgagacAGTTGGCTGGCAGTGCAAATAAGTACCAAAAATATCcagccacattttttaaaaagactcttcTATAGATGAGATCTTTTCTGTGAACAGACTTCTGCTTCCacaagaaggaaaatataaaacttatctttttttctattatttacctTCTCatagggcttcccacgtggcgctagaggtaaagaatccacctaccaatgcaggagacctaagagacacaggttcgatccctaggtcaagaagacaCCCTGtggaggggcatggcaacccactccagtattcttgcctggagaatcccatggacaggggagcttggggggctacagttcatggggtcacaaagagtcagacacgactgaagtgacttagcacacaacctCTCATAATCTTCCCCACTAAGAATAGGTTAAATAAGTCATAGAAACAGTTAACTTGCACCTATAAAGTATCAGACACTCCAGGTGTCCCACTCAAACTCCCTTGGCACTTAACATTTCTGAGTATGCAGACCCAAATTCCAACTGCTGTCACCTCTTTGCCTCAAACATTCCTTCAGCCACAGGTATGACAGGCTGAAAGTGCCAGAGAAATAACACATTTTCCTAAACCAAAGACAACCCTCAACcagggacatatatatatatatatatatatataggcacaTAAATACAGTTAAGGATTGAATTATATCCtcaaaaattcatatgttgaaatcctcagttcagttcagtcatgtccaactcttagcaaccccaagcatgccaggcttccctgtccatcaccaactctcagagcttgcccaaacttatatccatcaagtcagtggcaccacccaaccatctcatcctctgtcatccccttctcctcctgccttcaacctttcccagaatcagagtctttcccaatgagtcaggtctccacatgaggtagccagagtattgaagcttcagttccagtatcagtccttccaatgaatattcaggaccaatttcctttaggatgaactggctggatctccttgtagtccaagggactctcaagagtcttctccaacaccacagttcatcaaTTACCTAACTTTTGCATCAGTTACCTAGGATTACTGGGGAggattgaaatcctaacccctgataattcagaatgtgacctttttTGAAGATAGCATCTTTACAGAGGTTAcgaagttaaaatgaggccataAGGGTGGGCCCTCACCCAATACAATTGGTATCCTTATAAAATGGGGGCATTTGGACACAGAGACTCACATCTACAAGACAAGGAGAGAGACCCAGAACACCTCCTTCCTtcacagccctcagaaggaaccaaccttgATTCCTGCCTTCCGGCCACCACAGCTGGCCTccacaatacatttttcttatttgagcCACTCAACTGATGGCATTTCATGACAGCAGTTTTAGCAAACTAATAGAAATACCCAGCTTCCTCACCCCTTGGGTGGAGTAACTCCGAGATACATGTTCTGTGCTATTTCCTAGACTCCCCAGTGGGGTTCAGCCCAGTTCCCATTGTGGCCTCCGGCTTGATAACACACTGtttattctcttcctttcttccctttttcacTTCTTATTTTACTGGTGTGTTCTCTGGGCTCACCTCTTGTGTAAACTCCTGGATCTAGTCTCTGGTTTTAAAATCCAGACCTTGATGAACAGTCTAGAGAGTTATCTCTAGTGGAATTGATTCCAAGAAGagattatccttttttttttttttttttttgccagcagTATCTTGGCCAGTAACACCATCCAAGGGCTAACAATATATGAGTATCATTATGAAATTCCACATAACATCACCTTGGACcatgtttataaaatttttcattaccACTCCCCTAAAGAGTCACTTGAAACGTTTTTCTCCTAGTTGCTACACCCATAAAATGTTAATACCACAGATATCCTGATTATGTGCTTAATGTATagctaaaatcactgcagatggtgactgcaaccatgaaattaaaagacacttactccttggaaagaaagttatgaccaaactagacagcatattaaaaagcagagacattactttgccaacaaaggtccatctagtcaaggctatggtttttccagtaatcatgtgtggatgtgagagttggacaataaagaaagctgagcgcagaaaaatcgatgcttttgaattgtggtgttggagaagactcttgagagtcccttggactgcaaggagatccaaccagtccatcctaaaagagatcagtcctgggtgttcattggaaggactgatgttgaagctgaaactccaatcctttggccacctgatgcaaagagctgactcatttgaaaagactctgatgctgggaaagattgaaggtgggaggagaaggggatgacagaggatgagatggttggatggcatcactgactcaatggacatgagtttgggtaggctctgggagttggtgatggacagcgaggcctggcgtgctgcggatcatggggtcgcaaaaagtcggacataactgagcgactgaactgaactgaactgatgctttatATATAAGAAGAACATTGTTATGCCCATCAAGAACTAATTTTTACTCCCATGAGAGCAATATTTCTCCTGTTGAGAATGCATGCCTTACACTCAGAGTTTCACTTTACTTTGAAAATGGTACAACAGTGGGCAAATTTCCATGGGCTCTGTTTTGCAAAAGAAGCTGCAGTTCTGATGTAAAGGTAGAATGGCATTTTAAAGGTGTGGCACCTTGAAAATAACTTGCAGAATTGGTGTGCTGGCCTAAAAGATGAGGTATGgatttgtttgtttctattaaactacagttgacttacaatgttgtgcttgatttccactgtacagcacagtgactcagtgagatatatatacacacacacacacacacacatattcttttccattatggcttatcacaggatattgaacatagttccctgtgctgtacaataagACCTTGCTATACTCCTCCGAGTGCCCCGGCGCCCCGGCGGCCGCGGCCTCCCGGTCCCCGGCCCGCGGCCCCACGGCTCTGCTCAGCCCGGGCATCTGGGGCGCACGACTCTTCTACCGCGCGAAGCGTGTGTCTCAGCAGCCCAGGGCGCCGGAGAGGGAGCGGCCCCGGCCTCCGGGCCACGGCCCTTGCTTCCTTTTCGTTGTCGCTAAACGCCGTGCGCCCCGTGACCGGGGCGATGGGTGCCAACGAGGACCAGGAGATGGAACTGGAGGCATTACGCTCTATTTATGAAGGAGATGAAAGTTTCCGGGAATTAAGTCCAGTTTCATTTCAATACAGGATAGGTGAAAACGGAGATCCCAAAGCCTTCCTCATAGAGATTTCCTGGACAGAAACCTATCCGCAGACCCCTCCCATCATATCCATGAATGCCTTTTTTAATAACACCATATCGTCAGACGTAAAACAGAGCATACTAGCCAAGTTACAGGAGGCGGTGGAAGTCCACCTCGGGACGGCCATGACCTACACGCTGTTTGAATACGCCAAGGACAATAAGGAGCAGTTCATGGAGAACCATCATCCCGTTCATTCTGCTACATCCATAAGCAATATCATCTCAGTTGAAACTCCTAGCACAGCCCCATCaagtaagaaaaaagataaaaaggaacaaCTTTCAAAAGCTCAGAAACGTAAACTGGCAGATAAAACAGATCACAAAGGAGAACTTCCTCGAGGATGGAACTGGGTTGATGTGGTGAAGTTGAGCAAAACTGGCTCTAAAGATGATGAATAGCCCTTGGAATCTGAGACGAGGGAAGAGCATCCTTTAATAAGTAAACGGGGTTCAAAATCTTTCATTActcttttctggtattgaggtggctttttataaaacaattgttttgtatgtttcttatgtaaaaaaaatatgtttcaagTTGAAAGTAAAGGAATCTGGttgtattaaattattttcacaaaCTTGCCTTAATAAAAGGTGAAAATGTTACTGTTTAGTATAATACTTTATGGAACCAATTATAAATGGACAAATGCAAGGAATTATAAATAATCAATGTCAATTTATGTGATCTTATTCCGGTGGATATGATATTTCTTAAAGGAGTTTTAAGCTCTTTTCAAATTCTTATCCCAATGGAGAATATGAATGAACAATGTGTTCACAGTATGATCCGTATTAATAGGCTTCTCGTCTTTAAGTCtttgttccttctttcttttaattactGAAGCATAAATTGCTTCAGAGAGATTTAAATACTAGTATTTGAACTTTATATGTAATATTCTTtctaagttctttttatttttcaagggtGAACtgctttttaagaaatatatatctgTTAATATTTCTGATTTGGGTAATGATGTTTGATCCTGAGAGCTTTCAATAATATGTGgaatcagagaaaggaaaaaaaatactttggaaaatatttgaataaaagtgCTGGTTCCCATTTAAACCATTTCTCTTTGCTGCATATACCTAGATGGGAGTAAAAGATgccttaatatttaatttttatattgttaaaGACAGCGGTTTTAATAAATTCCTATTTATCCATTGTGTATTTTTAGTTGTTTGGTAACTGAGTTCTTCTAAGTGGTTTCACATAAAACTACATTTTAAGCCTTGTGCATTTTCCAGTACCCAAATGTATGTCTCAGCCCAGGCATCCGTGTACAAATAGACATAGAAGTCTTTCAAATGCTGAACTGTAGTActtgctagattttttttttttttaagtcattaacAGAGGAAACTATTAGTGCAGTTTTAGCAGGAAGTTACTGACATGTATGTGAGATAGTATATGCTCCCCAGCTTCAAATATACTTAGACTA encodes the following:
- the LOC122684987 gene encoding RWD domain-containing protein 4-like; protein product: MGANEDQEMELEALRSIYEGDESFRELSPVSFQYRIGENGDPKAFLIEISWTETYPQTPPIISMNAFFNNTISSDVKQSILAKLQEAVEVHLGTAMTYTLFEYAKDNKEQFMENHHPVHSATSISNIISVETPSTAPSSKKKDKKEQLSKAQKRKLADKTDHKGELPRGWNWVDVVKLSKTGSKDDE